Genomic window (Acidobacteriaceae bacterium):
CGGCTGGTGTCGATGGCCACCATGCCCTGAACCGGCGCGACGAAGTGGGAGAAATAGAGCTTCATCGGGCCGGTGGTCCAGGTCTTCTTGACCTCGCCGGAGATGCCCGCAACCCTTGTCCACGAGCCCTTGTCCACCTTGGCGACCTCACTCGCTGCATCAGGCGAGATGAGGTCCATGGATGAACCGGTGTCGAGGAGGAAGAGACGCCACGGACCGTGGGCGTTGAGCCGAACGTTCATGATGAGGTCGTGGCCGGAACGCCAGACGGCGTCCCAGTCCTTCATGGAAGGGTCGCGATAGGCGTCCTGGGGTTCGGCAAAGGCGGCGGCGACGCCCGTGTCGAGCGTGGGTGTTGCGCCGGCGGTCTCGTCCGGGCGTGTCGGCAGCGGGTCGAGCTTAAGTGCGCGGCCCGGAAAATCGAACGTGAGCAGGAAGTGCGAGAAGACATCGCCGCCAATGAGGCCGTCGTCCGCGGCCATGGTCTTCGGTGTGATACCCAGCACCTGGACATAGCAGTCCTGGAATTCAAGGCCGCCGATTTTAATGCTATGCACCTTGGCGATGTAAGAGTCGACGTCACCGTCATCGCCGATGCCATGAATTTTTAAGTTGGCCGAGGGCTCGAGGTGAAGCGCGTTCGCGGCTGACTTGCTCAAGAGCAGGCCGCTCGCTCCCGTGTCAATCTTCAGGCGGCGCTGCTTGCCATCGAAGCCAACGTCGAGCCCCCAGTAGGTGGGAGCTTGCGGTCCGTTCTGCATCGCGCGGAAGGGGATGGAGGTGCTCGTGACGGGAGAGACCAAGTGACAACCGCTGGGGGGTGCCTCGAAGAGGCGCTGTTTTTCACGGGAGAGCCCGTTGATCTGATCGGCCGATAGCCAGGCCGCGTTACTCAGCAGGTCGGTGATTTCAGTGAGCCGCGTTGCAGGCGGCTGCAGGTGAAGCCAGGCGAACTCAATCTGGGCATCAACAGGGTCAAATTTGCGCGCGAGGGTCAGCTCGCGGTTGGCGGAAGCGTAGAGACCGCGCATGCGGTATAGGTTGGCGAGATCGGCATGCGCCTGCGGGTTGCAGTAATCGAGGGTGCGGATGGTTTCGAGCGTGCGCAGGGTGTCGTCCGGGCGGCCCTCGCGCCAGCGGACTTCGGAGATCGCGACGAGCGCCCACGGGTTCTT
Coding sequences:
- a CDS encoding aspartyl protease family protein; translation: MIRSGTSSRLRCASRAESISVRAGSLLCWATLCLLSSVPARAITCNVRTSPMTAGDIAMARGDYVKAESLYAGESKSGPEADRTHAALIRAQLRQSKIADAEKDAVAWSTAQPKNPWALVAISEVRWREGRPDDTLRTLETIRTLDYCNPQAHADLANLYRMRGLYASANRELTLARKFDPVDAQIEFAWLHLQPPATRLTEITDLLSNAAWLSADQINGLSREKQRLFEAPPSGCHLVSPVTSTSIPFRAMQNGPQAPTYWGLDVGFDGKQRRLKIDTGASGLLLSKSAANALHLEPSANLKIHGIGDDGDVDSYIAKVHSIKIGGLEFQDCYVQVLGITPKTMAADDGLIGGDVFSHFLLTFDFPGRALKLDPLPTRPDETAGATPTLDTGVAAAFAEPQDAYRDPSMKDWDAVWRSGHDLIMNVRLNAHGPWRLFLLDTGSSMDLISPDAASEVAKVDKGSWTRVAGISGEVKKTWTTGPMKLYFSHFVAPVQGMVAIDTSRLAPSAGFEISGLIGTPTLHQFTLSIDYRDNLVHFSYDPSRLTRCVAGVKFADCY